A genome region from Tolypothrix sp. PCC 7712 includes the following:
- a CDS encoding chemotaxis protein CheW — MNSAKNIIPVKNIPNNLGDGYIKFQLNQQTSAILSMKHTQEAIIVPVESVTSMPNMPACILGLMNWRSRIIWVVDLPRMLNLEFLDSRLRQYNVIIVRVESLLLGLIVQEIKGTAKFLADEICSPVGQVASSLVPYLCGCVVQEQEVLLVLDAQAIVHSSILRSD, encoded by the coding sequence ATGAATAGTGCAAAAAATATTATTCCTGTCAAAAACATTCCCAACAACTTAGGAGATGGCTACATTAAGTTCCAACTCAATCAACAGACGTCTGCTATTTTATCAATGAAGCACACGCAAGAAGCGATTATTGTGCCTGTTGAGTCTGTTACCTCAATGCCAAATATGCCTGCCTGTATACTAGGGCTAATGAATTGGCGGAGTCGCATCATCTGGGTGGTAGATCTACCGAGAATGCTCAATTTAGAATTTTTAGACAGTAGGCTGCGACAGTACAATGTCATCATTGTGCGGGTAGAATCGCTGCTTTTAGGCTTAATTGTGCAAGAAATCAAAGGTACAGCTAAGTTCTTAGCTGATGAAATTTGTTCTCCTGTAGGACAAGTAGCATCCAGTCTAGTACCTTATTTATGTGGATGTGTTGTCCAAGAACAAGAGGTACTGCTGGTATTAGATGCACAGGCTATTGTCCATTCTTCTATTCTCCGCAGTGATTAG
- a CDS encoding methyl-accepting chemotaxis protein codes for MFNKTDTAKSNNTQNGSLPISSAKLSNSTVKQSNKLTNKTANSSPWNKAVTYFHRLSLGTKATVLAIAIGTLPTLGIGAIAYSFANKSIYKQITQAQEAETVGLLDKVNRYILGRYGDVQLLSDLPFLTNPQLRDSISTQQKQSLLDQIVKTYKAYDSIAFFDLQGNVIVQSSGETLENHQDRQYFKDALKQNTAVIGQPEISKTTGAVSVHIAAPVKDATTGQNIGVVRARLPVKMLEETIKNYAYTGHEYHLLDKSGKIFLATQNNQEGRDAKTDFPGLGQRQGKNKIDTFITVNQLGKKQQLLTYVPSIKIAGLPDLKWDAIIATNTEITFAPQRELLWTIAIGTALTALIVAAIAAWLAKQSTKPILNATEAVNKLGQGQLNTRLEVQRADELGILGTNINQMAEQLQVLLREQEREAQKAKILADITLEIRKNLKTEDIYAIAVNEVQQALKVDRVIVYQLNPDTWDGIVVAEAVTGVWPRMMGVQIDDPCFQERHVQLYREGRVRAIANIYQEAGLPEANCYIEILEKFAVQGNLIAPIILQDQLRGLLIAHHCESPRNWQQSEIELFTQVATQIGYALEQAKLLEELEKAKSAAQQDTKEERQQKEALQMQLLELLSNVEGAARGDLTVRADVTAGEIGTVADFFNSIVENLREIVTQVQQAAAQVNTAIGSNEGAIRQLAEEAMNQAAEINRTLDAVDQMTYSIQAVAENAQQAAIIANHAAHTATKSGQAMDLTVQNILSLRETVGETAKKVKRLGESSQQISRVVSLINQIAVQTNLLAINAGIEAARAGEEGQGFAVVAEEVGELAVRSAAATQEIEQIVENIQRETSEVVQAMEVGTTQVVEGTRIVEDAKQSLAQILDVSRQIDELVQSISLATASQVQTSQTVSHLMKEIVAVSQRTSDSSRLVSQSLQQTVEISQELQETVGTFKIS; via the coding sequence ATGTTTAATAAAACTGACACAGCTAAGAGTAATAATACTCAAAATGGTTCCTTGCCCATTTCATCGGCAAAACTTTCTAATAGTACAGTTAAACAATCAAATAAGTTGACTAATAAAACTGCAAATAGTTCTCCTTGGAATAAGGCAGTTACTTATTTTCACAGGCTAAGTTTAGGTACAAAGGCTACAGTGTTAGCGATCGCTATCGGTACTCTCCCGACTTTAGGTATTGGCGCGATCGCCTATAGCTTTGCGAATAAATCGATTTATAAGCAAATCACCCAAGCGCAAGAAGCAGAAACAGTTGGCTTACTAGACAAAGTCAACCGTTACATCTTGGGAAGATACGGAGATGTACAGCTACTCTCGGATCTACCTTTTTTGACAAATCCCCAACTCAGAGACAGCATATCTACTCAACAAAAACAATCACTTTTAGATCAAATTGTCAAGACTTACAAAGCTTATGACAGCATTGCTTTCTTTGATTTACAAGGAAATGTGATTGTCCAGTCTAGTGGTGAAACTCTAGAAAATCATCAAGACCGTCAGTATTTTAAAGACGCACTGAAACAAAATACAGCTGTTATTGGCCAACCGGAAATATCAAAAACTACTGGTGCTGTCAGTGTTCATATTGCTGCACCAGTAAAAGATGCAACAACGGGTCAAAACATTGGAGTAGTTAGGGCACGTCTACCCGTAAAAATGTTGGAAGAAACTATCAAAAACTATGCCTATACTGGGCATGAATATCATTTGCTAGATAAATCTGGAAAAATTTTTCTTGCCACACAAAACAATCAAGAAGGTAGAGATGCCAAAACAGATTTTCCTGGGTTAGGTCAACGGCAAGGAAAAAATAAAATAGATACTTTTATTACAGTTAACCAACTGGGTAAAAAACAGCAATTACTGACCTATGTACCTTCAATCAAAATTGCTGGATTACCAGATTTAAAATGGGATGCGATTATTGCTACTAATACGGAAATTACATTTGCACCCCAGAGAGAATTATTGTGGACGATCGCCATTGGTACGGCATTAACCGCCTTAATTGTCGCTGCGATCGCCGCTTGGTTAGCGAAACAATCCACAAAGCCCATTTTGAATGCCACAGAAGCGGTAAACAAGCTTGGTCAAGGTCAACTCAACACCCGTCTTGAAGTCCAAAGAGCAGACGAATTAGGCATACTGGGTACCAATATTAACCAAATGGCAGAACAATTGCAAGTATTATTGCGAGAACAAGAGCGAGAAGCCCAAAAAGCAAAAATCCTTGCAGATATTACCTTAGAAATTCGTAAAAATCTCAAAACTGAAGATATTTACGCTATAGCAGTTAACGAAGTCCAACAAGCACTGAAAGTAGACCGAGTCATCGTCTACCAGTTGAATCCAGACACTTGGGATGGCATTGTGGTGGCAGAAGCTGTGACTGGTGTTTGGCCGAGAATGATGGGAGTGCAGATTGACGATCCTTGTTTTCAGGAACGCCATGTACAACTTTATCGCGAAGGCAGAGTCAGAGCGATCGCTAATATTTATCAAGAGGCAGGTTTGCCGGAAGCAAATTGTTACATCGAAATTTTAGAGAAATTTGCCGTCCAAGGCAATTTAATTGCTCCCATTATCCTCCAAGATCAATTGAGAGGTTTGTTAATTGCTCATCATTGCGAAAGCCCCCGCAATTGGCAGCAATCAGAAATTGAGTTATTTACTCAAGTAGCAACTCAAATTGGTTATGCCCTAGAACAAGCCAAGCTACTAGAAGAACTAGAAAAAGCTAAATCTGCTGCTCAACAAGACACCAAAGAAGAACGGCAACAAAAAGAAGCATTGCAAATGCAACTTTTAGAATTGCTGAGTAACGTCGAAGGTGCTGCTAGAGGAGATTTAACAGTACGGGCTGATGTCACAGCTGGCGAAATTGGCACAGTTGCCGACTTTTTCAACTCGATTGTGGAAAACCTGCGGGAAATTGTCACCCAAGTCCAACAAGCTGCAGCCCAAGTAAATACAGCGATTGGCTCGAACGAAGGCGCTATCCGTCAGCTAGCAGAAGAAGCTATGAACCAAGCAGCCGAAATCAACCGGACTTTGGATGCAGTTGATCAAATGACTTATTCTATCCAAGCTGTGGCAGAAAACGCCCAGCAAGCCGCGATAATTGCTAACCATGCGGCTCACACTGCAACTAAGAGTGGGCAAGCAATGGATTTGACAGTGCAAAACATTCTTTCTCTGCGAGAAACCGTGGGTGAAACTGCCAAGAAAGTGAAGCGGTTAGGAGAATCTTCTCAACAAATTTCCCGCGTGGTGTCTTTGATTAACCAAATCGCCGTGCAAACTAACTTGCTAGCGATTAATGCGGGGATTGAAGCCGCACGTGCAGGTGAAGAAGGACAAGGGTTTGCTGTAGTTGCCGAAGAAGTAGGCGAACTAGCAGTTAGAAGCGCCGCCGCCACCCAAGAAATTGAACAAATTGTAGAAAATATCCAACGGGAAACCAGCGAAGTAGTGCAGGCGATGGAAGTAGGAACCACCCAAGTAGTGGAAGGTACGCGCATCGTTGAAGATGCAAAACAAAGCCTGGCGCAGATTTTGGATGTATCACGTCAAATTGACGAGCTAGTGCAGTCTATTTCCCTAGCAACTGCATCTCAGGTACAAACATCTCAAACTGTCAGTCACCTGATGAAAGAAATCGTGGCTGTGTCACAACGCACTAGCGATTCTTCCCGACTAGTTTCCCAATCTTTACAACAAACTGTGGAGATTTCCCAAGAGTTACAAGAAACTGTGGGAACCTTCAAAATCAGTTAG
- a CDS encoding response regulator transcription factor, translated as MSLTLIGTILIVEDSPSELELMSYYLTESGYNVIPATGAKEALQKALLQQPDVIVTDVVMPGMSGFELCRFLKKNPSTEKVPIVICSSKNQEIDRLWAMRQGADAYITKPFTREQLLRAIKSVAN; from the coding sequence GTGAGTCTTACTTTGATTGGCACCATTCTGATTGTCGAAGATTCGCCCAGTGAATTGGAACTAATGAGTTATTATCTCACAGAAAGTGGCTACAACGTAATACCAGCTACTGGTGCCAAAGAAGCTTTACAAAAAGCATTATTACAACAACCAGACGTGATTGTTACTGATGTAGTTATGCCGGGTATGAGTGGATTTGAACTGTGTCGGTTTTTGAAAAAAAATCCGAGTACAGAAAAAGTTCCCATTGTAATTTGTAGTTCTAAAAATCAAGAAATCGACCGATTATGGGCAATGAGGCAAGGCGCTGATGCCTATATAACTAAACCATTTACGCGAGAGCAACTTTTACGTGCTATCAAATCAGTAGCAAATTGA
- a CDS encoding response regulator: MSTTPIGSYRLFQKLHPLSLLAQLTSRHATGCLRVYTETISWSIYLTDGKLTYASHSDQVFERLDNHLRRLSQQIPTLNSATRVQMRLMFEAMSENQSISHSDYQAICWLVDQDYLTARQAGTLIEDLAKDVLEPFLALKEGSYEFNSEATLDGLPKFCSLDLRLIVEHCQKQIRNRQNIQSQSPLPPAAGGSSMMPGTQMPPAQPQSPIQFGQQLSNQNNFARPEEKKNTFVQKRVTKGLYTIACIDDSQTVLNSIKHFLDEETFSVVLINDPVKALMQILRSKPDLILLDVEMPNLDGYELCSLLRRHSQFKDTPIVMVTGRTGFIDRAKAKMVRSSGYLTKPFTQSELLKMVFKHIG, translated from the coding sequence ATGAGCACAACTCCTATAGGTAGCTACAGGTTGTTCCAGAAACTACATCCGCTATCGCTGTTGGCGCAGCTAACCAGCCGCCATGCTACAGGATGCTTAAGAGTATATACGGAAACAATATCCTGGTCGATATATTTAACAGACGGTAAACTTACTTACGCCTCTCATTCAGATCAAGTTTTTGAAAGGCTAGATAATCACTTGCGGCGGTTGAGTCAGCAAATTCCTACCCTCAACAGTGCCACTCGGGTACAGATGCGGTTGATGTTTGAAGCAATGAGTGAAAATCAATCGATTTCCCACTCAGACTATCAAGCAATCTGCTGGTTGGTCGATCAAGATTATCTGACTGCTAGGCAAGCTGGAACCTTGATCGAGGATTTAGCTAAAGATGTGCTGGAACCGTTTTTAGCCCTCAAAGAAGGTAGTTACGAATTCAACTCAGAAGCTACCTTAGATGGATTGCCGAAGTTTTGTAGCTTGGATTTACGGTTAATAGTCGAACACTGCCAAAAGCAGATTAGAAATCGGCAAAATATTCAATCACAGTCACCCCTACCTCCTGCGGCTGGTGGTTCCTCAATGATGCCAGGAACACAGATGCCACCAGCGCAACCACAGTCTCCAATTCAGTTTGGGCAACAATTATCTAATCAAAACAATTTTGCACGTCCGGAAGAAAAAAAGAATACATTTGTCCAAAAACGTGTTACTAAAGGGCTGTATACAATTGCCTGTATTGATGATAGCCAGACTGTGCTAAATTCCATCAAACACTTTTTGGATGAAGAAACATTTTCTGTTGTGCTAATTAACGATCCAGTAAAAGCTTTAATGCAAATACTGCGAAGTAAACCAGATTTAATTCTACTAGACGTAGAAATGCCCAATTTAGATGGCTACGAGCTATGTTCTTTACTGCGGAGACATTCACAATTTAAGGATACACCGATTGTGATGGTAACAGGCAGAACAGGATTTATCGATAGAGCCAAGGCAAAAATGGTCAGATCTTCAGGTTATTTAACCAAACCTTTTACACAATCAGAACTACTAAAAATGGTTTTTAAACATATCGGTTAA